A genomic stretch from Chryseobacterium sp. SNU WT5 includes:
- a CDS encoding SusD/RagB family nutrient-binding outer membrane lipoprotein — translation MAGSIVSFSQNGGGSYLMNPQLYVQHQSQAVYTTQQLYGFEPGAWGRYYANQIINLDKIIKDYSNSPTLVMTNQGSAVNMIGVSKIFRSIIYKRITDTYGDIPYTEAGKIGENIKTPKFDTQESVYKALILELKAGRDMLNAATTKPGGDILYQGDVTKWKKLANSVLLQAALQLSKKYPNAGEFAALTFNEALTNSAGVIENVADEAFFTYSAANNISNPLNTFRAADYYLSREFTESLKGAANSFNKTSNHTLDTRLSVYSTGGNTGTGLAYGYTQTDLEAANLDNSANAAQMTTKFKGSDAPMALMTAAQTYLNRAEAAQRGWTAEVVSTMFTLGITRSYQSLDTRYGSAISGNAAAYAAARIADMGANPLKVIAEEKWVTLFNNGHDAWSEWRRTGFPVLTPATSAINGGVIPTRIPYPIEEANYNTTKYNEAVSRLVPAVDKNTSKFWWEL, via the coding sequence ATGGCAGGCTCCATTGTGAGTTTCTCTCAAAATGGGGGTGGTTCATACTTGATGAATCCCCAATTATACGTACAGCATCAATCTCAAGCTGTGTATACAACCCAGCAACTTTATGGTTTTGAACCAGGTGCATGGGGAAGGTACTACGCTAACCAAATTATTAACTTAGACAAGATAATAAAAGACTATTCAAATAGTCCGACGCTTGTTATGACAAATCAGGGTAGTGCTGTAAATATGATTGGAGTATCTAAAATATTTAGATCAATTATATATAAAAGGATTACTGATACCTATGGAGATATTCCATATACAGAAGCAGGAAAAATTGGAGAAAATATAAAGACTCCAAAGTTTGATACTCAGGAATCTGTTTACAAAGCATTGATTTTGGAACTGAAGGCAGGAAGAGATATGCTAAATGCAGCAACAACAAAACCTGGAGGGGATATCCTTTATCAAGGTGATGTAACTAAGTGGAAGAAATTAGCTAACTCGGTACTCCTACAAGCGGCATTGCAACTAAGTAAGAAATACCCGAATGCTGGTGAGTTCGCTGCATTAACTTTCAACGAAGCGTTAACTAACTCGGCAGGTGTAATAGAGAACGTAGCGGATGAAGCATTCTTCACATATTCTGCTGCTAATAATATTTCTAATCCCTTAAATACATTTAGAGCTGCAGATTATTATCTTTCAAGAGAATTTACAGAATCCTTAAAAGGAGCTGCTAATTCCTTTAACAAGACAAGTAATCACACTTTGGATACGAGATTGAGTGTTTATAGTACTGGAGGAAACACTGGTACAGGACTTGCGTACGGATATACGCAAACAGACTTAGAAGCAGCTAATTTGGACAATAGTGCCAATGCTGCGCAAATGACTACCAAGTTTAAAGGTTCAGATGCACCGATGGCTCTCATGACTGCTGCACAAACATATTTGAACAGAGCTGAAGCTGCTCAACGTGGTTGGACTGCTGAAGTCGTTTCAACTATGTTTACTTTGGGTATCACCAGAAGTTATCAATCACTAGATACACGTTATGGTTCTGCGATCAGTGGTAACGCAGCAGCCTATGCTGCAGCGAGAATTGCTGATATGGGCGCAAATCCTCTGAAAGTAATAGCTGAAGAAAAATGGGTAACCTTATTCAACAATGGACATGATGCATGGTCTGAGTGGAGAAGAACAGGATTCCCAGTACTAACTCCTGCAACAAGTGCAATCAACGGTGGAGTAATTCCAACAAGAATCCCTTACCCAATAGAAGAAGCTAATTACAATACTACAAAGTATAATGAAGCTGTTTCTAGATTAGTACCAGCAGTAGATAAGAATACATCAAAATTCTGGTGGGAACTATAA